The Sorangiineae bacterium MSr11954 DNA segment CCTTGTCGCGGTATGCTGGCGAGCGGGCGGAGAGCATGAGCGCGCGCGCTTTGGTCTCCGCGCCGGAGCGATCGCCTGCGTGCAGCGCCGATTGCACCGCTTGCCAGACGGCTGCGTCGTTCGAGCCTTCCTCGGCGGAGGCGGAAGGTGCGGGGGTCGTGGAGGGTGCGTTGCTCGGTGCGGCGGGTCCGATGGCGGCGCTCGCCGGCATCGAGGGGTTGGTCGCGGAGGCGGACTTCGACGTGCTGGGCGATGCCGACGAGGGCCCGGAAGGTGACGAAGGCGATGCGCTTGGAACGGGAGGGATGACGATCTCGCCGCCGCTGCGAATTTCCGCCGTTTGGCCGGCTTGCAGGCGCACCAACGGAGCGTTTCGCTCGTTCGATTGGACGGCCACCAGGCCCGATTCGACGACGATGCTCGTGCGGCCCGCGGTCACATCGAAGTGCCAGGTCGACGCGATTTCCGGCACCGCGCGCATTTTGGCGTGCGGGCTCTGCACCTCGGCCTCACCCGATGTGCGCATCTGCGCGTGGCCTCGTTCGATGCGGACGGCTTGCGTATCGGCCTTTTCGCCCGCCAGGCCGACGACGCGCGCCGGGCCGGTTACCTCCATGGACGAGGCGACGTCGGTGGCGTCGTCGGGCATGGCCCAGCTCAACATGAGCGACGCGCCGCGTGGGACGTCGACCGCCGCGTCGAGGGCGCTGTTGCCCGGTACGCCGGAGCGCGTGCACGCCGGGCAATCGCGCATGACCAGGACCGAGTGCCGGTAGCGGCTCGTCGAGGCCGACGGCGCCGAGGGCGCCACCGGCGCGATCGAGGCTACGGCGGACGGCGCGAGGGCGGACGGCAGCACCGAGGCGGAGGGGAGCGCGCCCGTGGGGGCCGCGTCGGGCCAGCGCGGCCCGAAACGCAGGACCAGGAGCGAGGCGATGGCGGCACCCACCAGCGCACTTCGCCAGCCGAAGGTCGGGCGAGGCCGCGCCCATGCGCGCACGAGTCGTTGCTCGCTGGCGGCGCGCGCGCGTTCGTCGTCTTCGAGCGCTGCAGAGCGCCATGCTCGTTGCGCGGATTGGATCACCTGGGCGGTCTCCTGGCAGCTCGTGCACGTCTTCAGGTGCTCGTGGAAATCCGGTGCATCGAGCTCCCCGCGGAGGGCGCTCGCCACGTGGTTGGCGTCGAAGTGCTGCGGGCAAAGGTCGCTCATGCCCCACCTCCCGGATCGCTCGCTTCGGAACGTTCACCTTGTCCGGGCGAGGACGACTCGCTCCGAAAACATGGGTCCTTCGCCAAGAGGGCGGTCAGCTCGAGCCGCGCGTGGCGCAAACGCGAGCGCACGGTGGGCTCGGGGCACTCGAGGATCTCGGCCACCCGCGCGACCGGCAGCTCCTCCAGATCGCAGAGGACGATGGCCGCGCGCTTGGGTGCGCTGAGGCGGTCGAGGGCACGGTGGAGGCTGCGCGCGCGCTCGCGCTCCAAGGTCATGGCGAGCGCCGTTTTGTGCGGCTCGTCCTCGGGCTCGTCGTTCGATTCACCGAGGGTGAACCACTTGAGCCATCGACGCGACCAGCGCCAATGGTTCATCGCCTGCCGTGCGCACACGCGATAGGTGTAGGTCGAAAACTCGGCGCGCCCTTCGAAGCGGTCGAGGGCGCGAACGATGCGTTCGAGCGCGGACTGGGTGAGGTCCTCGAGATCCCGCGTCGGCCCCACCAAGCTCCGCATCTGCCGCCGCACCATCGCGACCAGATCGGGCCATGGCATGGGCGGAGCAAAGAGCTCTGCTTCGTTGCGCTCTCCGCCTTCCGCCGCCATCGTGATGGTGAGGTTTACCAGGCGTTCCATGCGCAACCAATGGCTAGGGTGCCGTAGACGACTCCGGTATACGAATTAGGGCCCGTTACACCGATTCCAATGGACGCCAGCGGATGGATATTGCCCTCCAGCGGGATCTGTACCGTCGTGCCGAGCTGTCCATAGGCGAGGGCGCGGTGCTGGGAATCCGAGCTTGGCGACGAGGACGGCGTTCCACCTGGAGTCGAGGCGGGGGCGGTCGAGTAAACCCAATCGCGCCGCGCATAGCCCACGCCTCCCTCGAGCCATAACGAAACGGCATTTCGTGTTCCTGGGACGGTCCACGCGACCCCCGGGCCGAGCCGGAAGCGGATGAAGTTCGAATCGTTTTCATAACCGCCGACGGACACGCTATCGGGTCCGCCGTATTCGCCGGAGAAGGCGAGGAACAACCGCACGACGCGCGGGAGCAGCCACGAAAACGTATTGCCCGAATCCATGATGCGCAGCGCCCCGCCATACATGAGAAACGAAGGCGCCGAGTACGGACCCTTGGGGAGGAAGAGGATCTGCCCTGCGAGCGAGATGCCGCCGACGTTCGGACCGGGCGCCATATCCTTGTTCGGCGCCGTATCCCGATTTTCGTTCGAGGGCGTGACCAACTTGGCATTCGCCGGAATGGCGTCATACGCCGAATCGGCCATGGCCACGTCGGATCGCGCGACCCAGAGCGCGGCGGCGCGCAGACGTTCATCCGTGTCGCCCTGAACCTCGATGTGCCAGAGCCCCGTCCCCACGCCATCGTGCGCCTCGAGGGTCCAGTGGTCGGTGCCGCTGCAATGCAATGTCAATTGGCGCGCGTCGGCCGTGGCGATTCGTTGTGCGCTGACTTCGCACGTATGCCCGGCCGCATCGCACGCAAGCGTGATCGCTCGGGCGAGCGCGGTGCTCCAATTCTCACACGACGCGGAGTCGACCCACCATGACGTGGGCCGCGCCGTTCCTGCCGCCGCACCCGGCGACACGGCGAAAAGCATGAGAAATGTGGCAGACGCGGCCATGTGCCCGCGCCGAACCGCTCGAACCATGCCCTTCTTCGACACCACAACGCCGCGCCATGATCAAAAAAAGTGACGGGCCCGCATACTACATTGTGCGCAGCCCCGTTTACCAGGCGTTCCAGGCGAGACCAACCTCGGCGACATAGACGCCAACCGTCGTGACCGCATTGGAGCCAGGGGCCATGGCGCGATGCTCCACTCCGGATGTAGAGGTACCCGCGCTCGATGATCTCCGGCATGTGCCGGTAGAAGAACGTGAGCAGCAAGGTGATGCCGGGTCGACCCACCAGGGCGTGGGCGCCTGTGCGGTTTGGCAGTGGGCGGGCGTGAGCGGCGCAAAGAAGGTCACGGCCGCGATCATGCTCGCGAGGAGGTCGCGGGCGGCGGTGGAGCGCATCACCAGGCGCTCCACGCTGCGCCGATTTCCACGGTGAAGTGAGCGTTGCTGGCGTCGAGGTTGAGACCGGGATCCATGATGCCGAGCGCCGCGGAGGCAAAGGGCCGAAGCGAGCCTCGAAGCGGGGCGTAGGCGGTGACCCCGAGCTGCCCGTAGGCGAGGGGGCGGTATTCGGAGACGGAGCCCGCGTCGATGGCGACCGTCTTTCGCTGCACGCCGAGGCCAGCCTCGAGCGACAGGGCGAGAATGTCGTGCGTTCGTGGAATGGTCCAGGCGATGCCGGGGCCGATGTGCACGCGGATCCGTTTGGCGTCCTCGAGGACGTGCGTCCAGCCGTACTCCCCGGCCAGCGCGAGGTACAACCGGAGCGGGCGCGGGATCAAGCCGAAGAACTCACCCGCATCGACGATGCGTGCGCCGAGGCCGTAGGCGGCGTATGCGAAGCTCGGATCGAAGAGGCTCCTGGCGGCCAGCGCGAATCCGGTCTTCGTGTCCGGCTCGTCTTCGCTCGTCGTTCGCGGCGCGATTTCGTGCTGTCTCGATGGGTCCCTGGACGTCCGGGGTGCGGCGGACGAAGGCGTGACGATCCGGGTGTTCGCGGGCAATGCGTCGTACGGCGACTCCGCCATGGCGGCGTCGGATCGGACGACCCAGAGCGCGGCGGCGCGCACCCGTTCGTCGAATTCGCCGCGCACCTCGATATGCCACAGGCTGGCGCCGGTGCCGTCGTGCGCTTCGAGGGTCCAGTGATCGCCGCCCCCGCAGCGAAGCGTGATCTGGCGGGCGTTCGCGGTGGCGATCTTTTCCGCGCTCATCTGGCACGAGCGCGCAGCGGCGTCGCACGCCAAGGTGATCTGGCGCGCCAGCGCGGTGCTCCACTCCGAGCAGGACGAGGGATCGATCCACCACGGCGTGGGGCCCTCCGCGGCGGCGGCCGTCGACCGCGCGCCGAAGGATGCCGCGATGAAAACGACGACCGCGGCCGTGGCCGGGCCCCGAACTGCTCGAAACATGTTGTCTCAGACACCCCGCGTTGGGGATCTGATCAAAGAAAGAGACGAGCGGAAGTTTCGGCCCGATCGCACGGTGCCTCGCGCGCGCGGCCCGCGAACCTCAGGACGCCAAGGTGCGCGCGATGGCGTCGACGAGCTCGCGCCGGGTGCGTTCGTACGTCTTTGGGCCGACGTCGCCCGCGCGGTGGGCGCGTTCGAGCTCCTCGAGATCGAAGAGGAGCTGCTGGCGTGTGCGTTTGGCCTCGCTCTTGGGGATCACCTTGCGCGAGCCGCGCGCTTGGTACGCGTAGGCCAGGCCGAGGATGACGCCCAGCGCTGCGAGGCCGGTGGCAAAGAAGCGCGCAGGACCCGGCGTGGGGATGTCGCGCAGCGAGACGGCCAGCTCGCGCAGCGGTGGATCGCCGCGCTGGAGCTCCTTTTGCGTCTCGAGGATGCGGCCGCCCTGCATCTCGTTGTTCAACGCGGCCGCGGGGAAGCCATCGACCCTGACCTGCATGTCTTGCGACGCTGCTGCCATGACGCGCGCCGCCGCGATATGCGGCGGAAGGCCGATGCGAAACTCGGTGGACGACTCACCCGCATACGGCAGCTGCCAGCGGAAGACCACGGAGTGCTGCCCCGGACCGAACGTGCCCCGCATGCGCACGCCGCGCTTCTCCACGGCGTCGACGCCTTGGTCGCTCATGCTCTGCTCACCGTTGAGCGCGGTGAACTCGGGCGGGAGGGTCATCACCAAGTCTTGGGGAACCCACGCCGACTTTCCGAAGTTGTAGACGTTGATCGCTTCTTCGAACTGAATGCGATCGTCCTTCAACTCGACGTAAACGGTTCCCTGCATGACCACCAGCGCTTGCTCGATGTCGCTGGTGACCGGGAAGACGTGGAGCTTCACCTTCATGCCCCGCATCTGCGGAAGCTGAAAGGGCGTGGCGGCGAAGCTCGCGCCATCCTTCGGTACGCTCACGCGGTAGGCGAAGCCGGTCCCCGTCTCCAGGCCATCGAAGCGCACGGCGCCTGCGTCGTTCGTGCGCTGGTTCACGTGCTTGCGGTTCTCACCCTTGGCGATCGATTGCTGGATGATGCCGAGCGTGACATCGACGTTCGAGAGCGGCTTGTCCTCGGCGTCGCGGATGTCGATGGCGATGGACCCTGCGGGGAGCGCCGCGTCTTCTTCGACATGGTCTTGCGGCGCGCGGAACATGCCGGCCCCGCCTTGGTGCGGGTCGCCGCCTTGGTGCGGGTCGCCGCCTTGGTGCGGGTCGCCGGCCCCGTGGGGATCGTCTGCGTCGGACCCGTCGTCGGCGCCCATGTTGGGGTGCCCGGGGGGAAGCGGCTCGTTGCCCGTCACCGGCCCCGGGTGATCGCCTGCATCGCCGCTGCGTCGTCCCGCATCCAAAGGCGCGCGCGCATCGGCGCCGGCGTCGGTCGATCGGGGAATGAGCGAGGACGCCGCGGGCGCCGGCGGCTTCTGGGCCATCGCGGGTGCAATCGCGCCGCACGTGAGCAAAACGACGCCCATCCAGCGCGCCGCACGACGTTCACTCCGACCTCGCGGTCGTCGTCTACCTCGCGGACTCGGTTCAAACTTCGGCATGGGCCGCCTCTTGGAGCGCATTTCCGCACTTTTTGCAAAAGGAAGCATCCGGCTCGTTCGACGTCGCACACTTCGAACACGCAATGCGCACCGGCGCCTCTGCGCCCGAGTCGGACTCCCGAAGCGCCTCGGGTTCGCGAAGCGCCTCGGCTTCCCGAAGCGACTCCGCCTCGGGCTCCGCCTCCTGCCCCGCCGCGCTCGCAGCCGCCGACTCGAGCCCCCTCTTCGCCAAGTGCTTGCGCACCAGGTCCTCCGCCTTCGCCCGATACGGCGCGACCTCGGCGTCCAGCTCGCGCAAAATCGCCTTCGCCTGATCGCGGTAGTGCGCGGCGATCGACTCGTAATCCTCGTCGTCGATCTTCCCGATGGCGCGCTCATGCTCCAAATCCTTCAGCGCACGCAGCACCGCCCGTTTGCGCTCCTCCGCCTCGCTGAAGCGATCCGAGCGCGAAATCAGCTCGAGATCCTGGGGAAGGGGAGCATCGCCCCCCAAGGTCCGCAAGCTCGCCCACAACAAGGCCACCGTTCCTACCAACGCGCCCCCGGCCAGCACCAGAAACGCCGGCCCCACGCTGACCACCACCCCCACCACGATGGCCGCACCGAGGGTCGCGAGCGGCAACCCGAAGGCGATGGCGCGCCCGAGGCGTCGTTCGGCCTCGTCGGCCCCTGCCTCGGCAGGCGCTCTACCTTTGGCCGGGGCGGCCGGCTCGAGTGCGGCGGCCGGCTTGGGGGCGGCGGCCTGAATCGATTTTTCAGTCATCGAGTTTGCGAAGCTCCTCATCCAAGCGAGCGTCGTACTCGTCGCGCTTCGCTCCATCCAAAGGACGCGCCGCGAGCTTTGCGCTCCCCGCGTCCGGAACCCCCACGGCGTTCGACCTCCAGCGGCGGAACAGCGCGAACACCCCGATGCCGCCCGCCGTGATGGCGACCAGCGGTACCACGTAAATGGCTCGGAGCGCGCCGCTGTTCGGCGGGACCGCCAGCGAATCCAGGCCGTACTCCTTCGAGTAGGCGAGCACGATTTGATCCTTCGTCTCGCCCGCCGCGAGCTTTGCGCGGATCGCTTCGCGCGCGTCCTCGGCGTTGCCGCACGCGCAGGTCGAGAGCAGATCGCGCGCGCACCCGCCGCACATGCAGCGCACCGCGCTGAAGACCTCGCGCTCGCGCGGGTTCTCGATGTGCACCGTCCCTGCGTGCAAGCTCGATGCGCCGCCCCCGCCGCGCGTCTGCGTTTGTGCGTGAGCGGTCGCGGGGAGCACCGCCAGGATGATGCCGAGCGTGATGCTCCCGGTGGCTCCGGCCACGCCGCGGGCGACGGCCCAGACCCGCGACTCCTCGGCCGCCAGCTCGGGCCACATGCACACGATGCTCCCGAAGATGAGCACCATGCACCCGATCCAGATCCAGCTCACCAGCGGGTTGATGTGGAACTGCAAGCTCGCGAGCTTCGTCTGCGGGTTGATGGCGCCGACCACCACATAGAGGTCGTCGCGCAGCGAGTGCAGCATCGCCACCTCGGTGGTGGGCGACTCGGGCATCTTCTTGTAGATGAACTTCGCCGGGTTCACGTAGCCCACGAGCTTCCCGCCCTTGGTCACCCGGAAGTCGGCGAACACCATGCGCTTGACGTTGTCGACGTCCATGCGCGGGCCCATGTACTCGAGCGAATAGTCGTCGAGCTGGTAGACCTGCCCGGGGCTCATCGACGCTTCGCGATCCACGTTCCACGAGTGCCCGGTGAAGCCGAGCACCATGAGCGTGATCCCGAAGTGCACCACGTATCCGCCGTAGCGCCTCCGCGCCGACGCCGGCAATGTCATCAACGTGTAGAGGAAGCCGGGGAAGAACCCCGCGTACCAGAGCCACGCCGGGGTGCCCTCGCTGGCGCGGCTCTTCTTGCGCGCGCGGAAGAGGAGCACGAACTCCTGCACGATGACCGCCGCGTTGAAGACGCAGAGCGAGAAGCCCAGCACCGGGGTCACGGCGTTGAAGGCGCGCAGCACCTGGCCCAAGGTGCCGGGGTAAATGGGATCGCTGAACACGATGGCGGGGAAGCCGAGCCTCGCGCCGATCGCGAAGTGGAGCGCGATCGCCACCACGAAGGCGATGGTGGGCGCCATGAAGTTCTTCTTGAGCGCGTCGTTGCTGGTCTTCTTCCAGCCGAAGAGCGATCCGGCGCCCATCAGGAAGAAGATGACGAGCCCGATGGGCTGCACCCACGCGTTGTAATAAGGAGGACCGACGGTGACCTTCTCGTTCCAGAAGGCCTCGCTGATCATCGGGAAGGTGGTGGCCACCAGCACGAACACCATGAACCCGAGCAGCGCCCAGTTGTTCATGACGAAGGTGAACTCGCGCGAGAAGATCGACTCGATCTCGGGGCGCTCGGACTCGGTGTCGAGCCCCATGGTCATGCGGCGGAAGACGATCTCCACCCCGGTGTACACCACGCCGCCGAGCAAAAGCGGGATGGTCAGCACCGGCCAGGGGAGGAAGTGCGAGAGCGCCCAGGCGCCGGGGGCCGCGATGCCGAGCATGGCCCACCCGGTGATGAGCGCCGCCTTGCGCAGGCGCGGCGTGGGCGGGAGGCTGCGGAGCTCCGGCCAGCGGTAGAGGATGAGGGTGAGGACCACCGCCACCACCAGCACCAGGAAGTAAACGAAGTACGTGCCGATCGACGACTGCGCGAAGGAGTGGACGCTGGCGATGGCACCGGAGCGGGTGAGGAAGGTGCCGAAGATGGTCATGAAGAACGTGAGGCTCACCAAGGAGACGTTCCACAGCTTGAGCATCCCGCGGCGCTCTTGGATCATCACCGAGTGCACGAAGGCGCTGGAGGTGAGGAACGGCAGAAACGCCGCGTTCTCCACCGGGTCCCACGCCCAGTAGCCGCCCCACCCGAGCTCCTCGTACGCCCAGAGCATGCCGAGCGTGTTGCCGATGCCGAGGAACAACCAGGAGAAGAGGGTGAACTTGCGCGCCGCGACGATCCACTCGGTGTCGAGCCGGCCGGTGACCAAGGCCGCGACCGCGAAGGCGAAGGGGATGGTGCACCCGACGAAGCCCACGTAGAGGCTGGGCGGGTGGATGATCATGTAGAAGTTCTGCAGGAGCGGGTTCAGTCCCTCCCCGTCTCCGCGCGCGCCCCCGATGCCGGTCGAGAAGGGGTTGGCCGCGAAGGCCATGAGCACGCAGAAGAAGAGGACGACCCCCATCATCGTCGCGATGATGTACGGCTGCAGCGCCAGGTGCTTTTTACCCAGCGAGAAGATGCACACGCCGATGTAGATCGAGAGGAGAAAGAGCCACCATAAGAGCGAGCCGTCCTGTCCTCCCCACAGCGCCGTGAGGAGGAAGCCGATAGGCATCGATCGATCCGAGTAGTGCGCGACATAGCGCAGTCGGAAGTCGTGGCTCAAAAAGGCGTACGCGAGGCAGAGCACGCACGATGCGATGAGGACCACCGTGCCGTACGCACCGAAGCGTGCAGCTTGCAAGGTTCGCGGGCGACCGGTGGCGCCGGCCGCCACCGCGACACCGAACGTGTAGCTGGCGACGACCATGACGCACAGAAGAAGGGTGCTACCGAATAGCGGGAACGTTTGCCACATAGGGACCTCGGCCAGCTGCGGGTGGTTGCGCAGCAAGAAGCTGGCCGTGAAGTCTAGTCAGAGCGCACGGAGAATGCGACCGAGACGGTCGAGCGCTTCATCCAGGCGTGGATCGTCGAGGGACCATGAAAGTCGAAATCCGTTGGGCACTTCAAAAAAGGACCCCGGTACCACCAACGCACCGTGCTCGTCGGCGCCCCGCTCCAGCGCCGGGCGCAGGTCCCCCGCCCCCGGGAGGCTGGCTAAACCGAAGAGCCCGGATTGCGGCCCGCTCCACGCAAAGCGCGGTTGCTTCTCCGCCAGCCATGCCGAGGTGCGCGCCCGCTTGTCCGCGAGCAACCGTTTCGAACGCGCCGCGAGCTCCTGAACATGGCCTAGGGCATGGATGAACAGCTGCGCATGCGAGACCGGGAGGGCTCCCACGCTGGCGAGCAAGGTGGTCTCGGCGCGCGCGATCACGTCGGCGGGGCCCAGCAACCATCCAAAGCGATGGGGCCCCAAGCCATAGCACTTCGTCAGGCTCGCCGCCGTGACGATGTTGTCCGCCAGGTGACGCGCGCTCCCGGACCATACGCCGTCCTTGTCGGCGAAATCGTCGAAGGGCGCATAAACCTCGTCGACCAGCAGATGGCCGCCGCGCAGCCCGATGAGGCGCGCCACCTCGCGCAGAGCGTCATCGCTGGCGCGGGTGCCGGTCGGGTTGTGCAGGTTGGTGATGACCACCAGGCGCGTGCGATCCGTGAGCTTCGCCGCCACGACGTCCGGATCGAGGGCGTAGTCGCGGCCCTCGGGGCGTGAAAAGCGGATGACGCGCGCACCCACGCCGGCGGCGATGGCGAGGAGCGTCTCGTAGGCCGGTGACTCGACGAGGATCTCGTCGCCCGGGGTCAAAAGGGTCGCGTGGGCGAGCCAGAGTGCGTGCGCCGTGCCGAGCGACGGGACGGCTTCGCCGGGTGGCCGCGCGTTGTAGCGCGCGATGGCGGCGCGAAGCAAAGGCCATGCGCGTGTATCGTCCAGATCGGGCGGGGGTCCGAGCTCGGAGAGGGGGAACACCGTCATGCCGCTGATGGCGAGATCGAAGGGCTTGCGCCCCAAGTGCTGCACGGCCCACTCGAGGTACTGGACTCGGGGAAACATCGCTCCTCAGTCTTTCCGCTTCAAGGTGAAGTGCCCCTCCCGAATGACGTGGGCGTCGGGGAGCGAGAGCTTCATGGTCCCCTCGAGCGCGCTCATGGATCCTTTGCCAAACAGTGTGCCGCTAAATCCGCGATCGCCAACGTCCTTGCGCACGATTGTGGCGGACAGCGCATCTTCGCGAAACGAACCGTAGACGACCGTCGCCCCCAGCGGCCCCTCGAGCCGGCCATCCACCCGTCCCGTTCGCGGATCGATGGTCAACTCCATCGGCCCTTCGCCCAGGCCCTCCGCGGACTCATCGCCCCGCCACTTGGTGCCGGCATACTCGGGGCCCTCCGGAACGTACATGGTTCCGCGCGCCGTTTTGTAGGTGCCGGCCAGGTGGACGGGCTTTGCCTCGGCCGCCGGATCCTTCGCCGTGGCGGAGCCGGCGGATGTCGAAGCGTCAGGGGCGGAGGCCGTCGACCCGGTCGCGCTCGGAGTTGGTCCGCTCGTCGTGGCGGGCGATTTGTCGCAGGCGAGCAGCAGGAGCAGCAGAGAGGAGGCGAGCGCGGCGAACGACGCGGGGCGCGCGGCGATTCGGGTAAGCCCCATCAGCCTTTTTCCTCGAGGATGCGCACGCCGAGCTCCCCCTCGATGTCCACCAGCTCACCGCGCGCCACCTCTTGTCCGCCCACCCGCAGGAGCACCGAGGAGCCAACCGGGCGGCCCAAGGTGATGACATCGCCGGCGCGAACGCTCGCCCAGTCGCGCGCGCGCATCTCGGCGGAGCCGACCTCCACGCGCACCACCACCGGGATGTCGCCGGCGTTCTCGACCAAAATATTCTCTTCGCGGGCCATCGAGAGATCCTCCACCGAGCCACCTACCACGAGGGTGCCATCTTCGCCGAGCGTCGCCGAAAGGCCCCGGTCCGAACCCGGCGCGCACAGGACCACGGGCCCCGTGAGGTGCGCCCCGGTTCGCGTGACCAAAAAGCGACCCGGGATCCACGCCGCGCCCGGGGTGAGCGCCGACACCTCGGAGACGGTGGCGATGGAGATCGAGGCGAGGATGGGCATCGCCAGCGGGATGTCGCCGAGGGCGGTGAGCTCGGCCCGATTCCACGCCGGCTCGCCGCGCGGGGCGAGCATCGGATCGCGGAGGTCGAAGGCGACGCGCGCGAGAAACACCTCGTCCTCCAGGACGACGGTGAAGGTCGCGGTCACCGCGTCGGGGAGCACCTCGGCCTGCGGCACGGCGACGCGCGCGTCGGTCTTGCGGATGCGAAGCGGGTGCTCGCCCGCGCCGCGCCGCAAGGTGGTCACCACCACGGCCGCGAAGGCGCCGTAGACGGTCTCGGGCGGCGGGGCAAATGGATCGAGCGACGCCGTGCGCACCAGGGGCCGCCGGATCGCGCGCGCCGCGCACTGGGTGGCCAGCGCGCCCTC contains these protein-coding regions:
- a CDS encoding tetratricopeptide repeat protein, whose translation is MSDLCPQHFDANHVASALRGELDAPDFHEHLKTCTSCQETAQVIQSAQRAWRSAALEDDERARAASEQRLVRAWARPRPTFGWRSALVGAAIASLLVLRFGPRWPDAAPTGALPSASVLPSALAPSAVASIAPVAPSAPSASTSRYRHSVLVMRDCPACTRSGVPGNSALDAAVDVPRGASLMLSWAMPDDATDVASSMEVTGPARVVGLAGEKADTQAVRIERGHAQMRTSGEAEVQSPHAKMRAVPEIASTWHFDVTAGRTSIVVESGLVAVQSNERNAPLVRLQAGQTAEIRSGGEIVIPPVPSASPSSPSGPSSASPSTSKSASATNPSMPASAAIGPAAPSNAPSTTPAPSASAEEGSNDAAVWQAVQSALHAGDRSGAETKARALMLSARSPAYRDKATFTVGELELARGDVATAQGRLSSLVTTARDPALTSDAMFLLARSYPSPKDRANAWARFLTTSPASPYREQALLEQGRALADAGDMDGARRIVVALKQSGRLPEVIARGVTALEARTNR
- a CDS encoding RNA polymerase sigma factor, which gives rise to MERLVNLTITMAAEGGERNEAELFAPPMPWPDLVAMVRRQMRSLVGPTRDLEDLTQSALERIVRALDRFEGRAEFSTYTYRVCARQAMNHWRWSRRWLKWFTLGESNDEPEDEPHKTALAMTLERERARSLHRALDRLSAPKRAAIVLCDLEELPVARVAEILECPEPTVRSRLRHARLELTALLAKDPCFRSESSSPGQGERSEASDPGGGA
- a CDS encoding zinc ribbon domain-containing protein, with translation MTEKSIQAAAPKPAAALEPAAPAKGRAPAEAGADEAERRLGRAIAFGLPLATLGAAIVVGVVVSVGPAFLVLAGGALVGTVALLWASLRTLGGDAPLPQDLELISRSDRFSEAEERKRAVLRALKDLEHERAIGKIDDEDYESIAAHYRDQAKAILRELDAEVAPYRAKAEDLVRKHLAKRGLESAAASAAGQEAEPEAESLREAEALREPEALRESDSGAEAPVRIACSKCATSNEPDASFCKKCGNALQEAAHAEV
- the ccsA gene encoding cytochrome c biogenesis protein CcsA, whose translation is MWQTFPLFGSTLLLCVMVVASYTFGVAVAAGATGRPRTLQAARFGAYGTVVLIASCVLCLAYAFLSHDFRLRYVAHYSDRSMPIGFLLTALWGGQDGSLLWWLFLLSIYIGVCIFSLGKKHLALQPYIIATMMGVVLFFCVLMAFAANPFSTGIGGARGDGEGLNPLLQNFYMIIHPPSLYVGFVGCTIPFAFAVAALVTGRLDTEWIVAARKFTLFSWLFLGIGNTLGMLWAYEELGWGGYWAWDPVENAAFLPFLTSSAFVHSVMIQERRGMLKLWNVSLVSLTFFMTIFGTFLTRSGAIASVHSFAQSSIGTYFVYFLVLVVAVVLTLILYRWPELRSLPPTPRLRKAALITGWAMLGIAAPGAWALSHFLPWPVLTIPLLLGGVVYTGVEIVFRRMTMGLDTESERPEIESIFSREFTFVMNNWALLGFMVFVLVATTFPMISEAFWNEKVTVGPPYYNAWVQPIGLVIFFLMGAGSLFGWKKTSNDALKKNFMAPTIAFVVAIALHFAIGARLGFPAIVFSDPIYPGTLGQVLRAFNAVTPVLGFSLCVFNAAVIVQEFVLLFRARKKSRASEGTPAWLWYAGFFPGFLYTLMTLPASARRRYGGYVVHFGITLMVLGFTGHSWNVDREASMSPGQVYQLDDYSLEYMGPRMDVDNVKRMVFADFRVTKGGKLVGYVNPAKFIYKKMPESPTTEVAMLHSLRDDLYVVVGAINPQTKLASLQFHINPLVSWIWIGCMVLIFGSIVCMWPELAAEESRVWAVARGVAGATGSITLGIILAVLPATAHAQTQTRGGGGASSLHAGTVHIENPREREVFSAVRCMCGGCARDLLSTCACGNAEDAREAIRAKLAAGETKDQIVLAYSKEYGLDSLAVPPNSGALRAIYVVPLVAITAGGIGVFALFRRWRSNAVGVPDAGSAKLAARPLDGAKRDEYDARLDEELRKLDD
- a CDS encoding pyridoxal phosphate-dependent aminotransferase; protein product: MFPRVQYLEWAVQHLGRKPFDLAISGMTVFPLSELGPPPDLDDTRAWPLLRAAIARYNARPPGEAVPSLGTAHALWLAHATLLTPGDEILVESPAYETLLAIAAGVGARVIRFSRPEGRDYALDPDVVAAKLTDRTRLVVITNLHNPTGTRASDDALREVARLIGLRGGHLLVDEVYAPFDDFADKDGVWSGSARHLADNIVTAASLTKCYGLGPHRFGWLLGPADVIARAETTLLASVGALPVSHAQLFIHALGHVQELAARSKRLLADKRARTSAWLAEKQPRFAWSGPQSGLFGLASLPGAGDLRPALERGADEHGALVVPGSFFEVPNGFRLSWSLDDPRLDEALDRLGRILRAL
- a CDS encoding FliM/FliN family flagellar motor switch protein; translated protein: MGSSARSSRSGSIRRFPWESLDGTSRRALDAMRGLRRLLGPDGTLEKMERALREILDARVDVRLHNVRDGARAVRSEPSAVTVVLEDETGAVRAWLEVEGALATQCAARAIRRPLVRTASLDPFAPPPETVYGAFAAVVVTTLRRGAGEHPLRIRKTDARVAVPQAEVLPDAVTATFTVVLEDEVFLARVAFDLRDPMLAPRGEPAWNRAELTALGDIPLAMPILASISIATVSEVSALTPGAAWIPGRFLVTRTGAHLTGPVVLCAPGSDRGLSATLGEDGTLVVGGSVEDLSMAREENILVENAGDIPVVVRVEVGSAEMRARDWASVRAGDVITLGRPVGSSVLLRVGGQEVARGELVDIEGELGVRILEEKG